A segment of the Papio anubis isolate 15944 unplaced genomic scaffold, Panubis1.0 scaffold176, whole genome shotgun sequence genome:
CTGACAACAAAGCAACAATGCTTTTTTGAGTATGATATATTTTTCAGGAGGATGTGAATGAGGATACATTATATGCACTTTTGTTGCCAACCAGCACCACAGCTGCAGAACTATTCAAGTCTTTGAATGATTACATATCAGGAAAATGGAATCAGTCATTTTGCATCGGTATACGCATGGGTGAATCAGTTGCCATGACTGGATGGCATTTTGGTTTCACTAATCAGGTCAAAGAGGTCGCTTCTGAATGTGAGTCTATGCACCGTGTCATCCATACAGAAATGATGGCTAGTTGGAAAATGTCACCTGAAGTTAACAACATTTTGCAGTATGTGATTAAAATTATCAACCATATTATACATGACCTTCACTCACATCTGTTTGCACAGCTCTGTGAGGAGATGGACGCAGAGCACACATGTCTTCTCTTATACACAGAAGTGAGATGGCTTTCTAAAGGTAGATCACCGGCCAGAGTTTTCGAGTTAAGAGAGCTGCTGCAgagatttctttttagaaaaacagtCACCATTGGCGGCACATTTCAGTGACACAGAATGGGTCACAAAACTTGCTTACTTGTGTGACGTATTCAACCTGCTCAATGAACTCTGTCACTTCAGGGAAGAACAACAACTGTGTTCAAGTTGGCAGATAAAGTGGCTGCTTTCAAAGCTAAACTGGAATCGTGGGGGTGACAAATGAACACTGGGATTTCTGACATTTCAAACATTAgcagagattttgaaagagaCTGAGCCAGGGTCTTCTTTCTCCCAGCTGGTGCATGATCACCTATCTCAGCTTTCCAGAGATTTTGAGCATTActtcctgtattagtcagggttctctagaaggacagaactaatggaatatatatatacacatatatacatatgcacacatatatatacacatatatatatgtaaaggggAGTTCATTAAGTATTGACTCACactatcacaaggtcccacaataggccatctgcaggctgaggagcgaggagagccagtccaagttctaaaactgaagaacttggagtccgatgttcgagggcaggaagcatccagtacagGAGAAAGAtttaggctgggaggctaggccagtctcttttcacatttttctgcctgcttatattctagccaagctggcagctgattagattgtgcccacccagattaagggtgggtctgcctttcccagtccactgactcaaatgttaatctcctttggcaacaccctcatacACACACCAAGGATAAATAATTGTATCctccaatccaatcaagttgacactcagtattaaccatcacacttccCATCCACAAAAGACAGAATGGATCTGTGACCCATTTGTGAATAAGCCAGGTGAATCCACTTTGTCCATGCTAGAAGAGGATCAACTGCTTGATATTGCAAATGGCGGTGGCcttaaaagtatgtttgagaCAACTTCAAATCTCCATACGTTCTCGATTAAAGTCAAGGCGGAATATCCTGAGATTGCCACAAAAGTACTGAAAAGTCTCCTTTCATTTTCAACATCCTATCTTTGTGAGGCAGGATTTTCCGCAGTAACAGCAACCAAAATGAGATTACAGAATCCACTGGACATAAGGAACACACCTTGGATGTCACTGTGTCTCAtcaccgtctagttgcaggactgtctagttgcaggaaaacaagctcagggctcccactgattctacattatggtgagttgtataattctACGTAACTACAAtgttataataatagaaataaagtgcagaaTAAATGAAACGTGCTTGAATCCTTAAGTATACACAGTCATATAATTCATAGAAGTATATACAACTTAAAAGCAGAGGCTTTTAAGTTGAAGACaggtaaaacatgtttttaaaaaacacacaaaatagtaTTTTGCTATGAATACATAAAGATACatgtaaatgcaaataaaaagaatttaaagagtACACGCCGCATTGGTAATAGTGGAAAAATACCTACTCGGAGAAAAGAAATGGGACCAAGTATTTCTTCGCtataactaaaaaaagaaaaagaaaaaaaggacaatatATATGTCGTTTgtgaatttaactttttaaatgacaacACTAAAAGGACAGAATGGATTAGTTAATATGCTGATCTGTGGTTATGGATGTTGTCTGGTTTGGAAACGTGGATTTAGAAGTCATCAGCACATAGATAAATTgccctggggaggaggaagaagggaggggaggcaCATTAATGTTAGGAGGGCCATGTAAAGTTATTTTCCAGTTTGCTGCATCACAAGCAGCAGTAGGGTTAAGTAACACAGAAACTGTTACGCCTCTTGCCTACAAGGTCCCTAGATACCAAGTTCGAATCGACGGAAACGTAGCTCAAAAAGCGACGCCCACACCCCGGGAAAAACATTGAGCTACGCCAACCACAGTGGCGCGCCAAGCAGGAGGCGGTACCTGAGGACCACGCCTGCGCGCGGGGTTACGCAAGCGCGCAGCCTTTGCGCACGCGCACAAACGCACGGCCGCGCAGCATCTATCTTGCTGGAAGCTTTTTGCCAGAGGTTGAGCGGTTTGCATAATGTCGGAAATGGCCGAGTTGTCAGAGCTGTATGAAGAGAGCAGTGACCTGCAAATGGATGTGATGCCTGGCGAGGGTGACCTACCGCAGATGGAGGTAGGCAGCGGGAGCCGGGAGCTATCCCTGCGTCCCTCCCGCAGCGGGGCCCCGCCACAGCTCGAGGAGGAAGGCccaatggaggaggaggaggcccagCCAATGGCGGCGCCAGAGGGGAAACGGAGCCTTGCTAACGGGCCCAACGCTGGGGAGCAGCCAGGCCAGGTGGCGGGCGCAGACTTCGAGAGCGAGGACGAGGGCGAGGAATTTGATGACTGGGAGGACGACTACGACTATCCCGAAGAGGAGCAGCTTAGTGGTGCCGGCTACAGAGTAGCAGCAGCTCTTGAAGAAGCCGACAAGATGTTTCTGAGAACAAGAGAAGCAGCCCTGGATGGCGGGTTTCAGATGCATTATGAGAAGACCCCGTTTGATCAGTTAGCTTTTATCGAAGAGCTTTTTTCACTGATGGTTGTCAATCGTCTGACCGAAGAACTCGGCTGTGATGAGATTATTGATAGAGAGTAGTTACATGCTGTTAAAAGAGGAGGAAACTACTTGAGGAGGGACCCAACTTTCCGCTATCTTTTGGGTTCATTCCAAATAGTTTTGTGCCATTGAAAAACTTGACcttcaaaaaaatttgtttttcagaatagaAGACAATAGGACAGTGACTGCACAGTTGTGAAAAAGGAGGAGaatcattaaagaaaaaggaaaaaagattttaagactGTTGAAATCTGTTATCAAGAATGTCCTAAAACACCTATGGCTTTGACTTTGTTATTGATCCAGATTATTTTCCTTGCATTGGGGAAAATATCTTTCGTATTTGTTTGCTGTAAAGATGGTTTTGCAAGAATAAGTCATGACCAAGACAAACTGCCAATACAAGAGCCCActgatattaattatataatgagaaaaaatgtatCCAACTAGGACACATATCTTTTGAGTTATTTGGACTGAAAGTTTAAGAAAACTTGGGAAATTCTATTTTGTGATCTAGTCAAGCCATAGTTATCAAAGGCTAAATTTTCAGTGTAAGATAAATGAAGTATTCTTCATTATTCCAAAAGGATGAGTAAACTCAAAGATGTATCACGTGTGCTCTGTATCTTAAGATGTGTTTCCAAGAGCGTCTGAAATTTTGTTTGTACATGTATCTTGATCATTTATAAAGCCACTGTGATCTATAAATCAAGAAAATTCATtgtcataaccatttttaaaagtcaaaaattaagacatctttaattaaaaactttcaaatCTAGACACTAAATGTGTGTGAATGTACAATGAAACCATTGCTCACGCTGTTATATACTagagaaattttgttttgcttgctgTTTTAATTTGACAGGTGAAATACTTTAGTTGAACTTCATATTGTAAGAACTGTTAATAAAAAGTTGTCAAGTAAAAAGCCCTATATCTAAAAAGACTTTATGAACAGTTATTCTATCAACTTTTAAAGGTTTTAAACCTACCCAGAAATTACTTTGGTATCTGAAGTttccctctgtctcctcctctaaTTAAGCTTGTTATTTGTTATGCACCAGCATTGGAGATAATAAAATTTCTTGTTCTGTGTATTTTGTTTGGCTAATAATATTGCATACATACTTTATACTAGTTTTTATTGTATGTGTTAACCAGTATTAAGGGAAAATAATCCAGCTTCAGCTATCTAATTCACAAATTAATTTCTGGAAATTAAACTTTGTAAATTAAGTTTTTGCCCTACAAGAATTTGCTGGTCTAGGAAAACCTGCCCTATCAATGAGTATGTTGCCATGGTTACCTTACTAAGATGCTGAGGTTCTAGGAGAGTAATGATTACATCAGAAGGCTATGTTCAGCAAAATGAGTGTATCAGCAGGTTTTATCATGATCAGTAAAAAGGTTCCAGATGCTTCTGCTCCATTATAGCAGTAAAGAACGAATATCCAATGCAACAGGACAATTCAGagccttatttattttatggtcATCCTGCCTTTTGGGAGAGAGATCTGTAAAAGATAGGACTGTGACAAGGATGATCAGAATTGTTCAGACACTAGCTGGGTTGGGAGGGAGAGATGGTGGAAGTAAAGTGTTGGTTCTTAGACTTCTTAATCCTACCACTTCCACTGCTATCTCAATTAGCCTGTAGCTACGGTCAGATGAGTGTGGATAGATAATTAATTTCATGCGTGATGTAAATTAGTTTGGATGGGGGTATGCTAGTGCACAATAAACTGGCTGGTTGTATTTACCTCCAGATGTTTATCTTTACTAGGAAAGGTAaactcttgggaaaaaaaaatctgacgtCCACAAACTAGAAGGTtgtgattctgtttctctctggGACTAAGTAGGGCACAAGAGTTGGGGGTGGGAAACACTCCCTGTTACATCTGAAGGCCCATCTTAGGGAGAAAAACCTGGGCTCTGCAATTGGCTCGGTTGTTTTTCAGTCTTAAAAATAGGCAGTAAGCTGAGAGACAATGAAAATTGTAAatacttatttgtatttattgaggatagaaaattaacattttaacaccCCTTTTAGGGGTgtaaaatcatttgtatttcctttacaTGCAGTTACCACAGACAAACCAGACTACTTGGTTAAAATTTGGGTTCTACTATTTGTTAGCTCAGTAACTGGGAAATTAATCTCTCGGGCTTGGGTCCTGAACTGAAAATAGGGACAATTGGATGTACCTTACaaattgtgaggactaaatgaagatgtgtgtgagagtgtgtgtgtgtttgtgtgtgtgtgtgtgtgtgtgtgtgtgtgtatcttcatTTAAGGGAACTAGAGAAAGGAGTTCTGGGGAAATTCTAACTGATTTTGCAAGATAGGGGATTTAAAGAAGCTTTTGAGTACACAGTGTGATTAGGGAGAGTTTTGCAAATTTATCCATATGTATTACAAATGTTCGCTTAGATCAGATATCCCATGTTGGCTATCTTCAGGCCACAGATCTATTTTGTTTGGTTCATGCTTATAATTTTAAGAGACCAACATCTCAGTACAGAGATAGCAGCT
Coding sequences within it:
- the LOC116272730 gene encoding EP300-interacting inhibitor of differentiation 1, coding for MSEMAELSELYEESSDLQMDVMPGEGDLPQMEVGSGSRELSLRPSRSGAPPQLEEEGPMEEEEAQPMAAPEGKRSLANGPNAGEQPGQVAGADFESEDEGEEFDDWEDDYDYPEEEQLSGAGYRVAAALEEADKMFLRTREAALDGGFQMHYEKTPFDQLAFIEELFSLMVVNRLTEELGCDEIIDRE